From one Bacteroidales bacterium genomic stretch:
- the pgsB gene encoding poly-gamma-glutamate synthase PgsB: MYSFFLLLAIIILSSIAGIIEYRRHQRRIHSIPIRVHINGTRGKSSVTRLVGAGLRAAGVSTLTKVTGTFPRLILEDGTETYIHRKSAANIIEQLSIVKFAAQRNAQALVMECMALQPQYQTITERKMIHSNVAVMTNIRMDHVDIMGHTLPDIAKTLGRTIPRNEHLFTAEYHITDLLRKMTERRKSVFHLANENEVTPEEMKGFSYIEHRENVALALDICKHLNIDRQTALRGMYQAIPDEGVLRRYTVEAFQKTMVFYNGFAANDPDSTMMVWGKIKKEMGWDGTRIILLNTRQDRLDRAKQLAAMAAKKMSADIDFLMLIGQSTEVVEAMAVRYGMPRKKIINVGWTTPQKVFEKVLSVTAKSSTTLAIGNMGGMGAITVEYFHNRSTM, from the coding sequence ATGTATAGCTTCTTCCTGCTTTTAGCCATTATCATTCTTTCGTCGATAGCCGGTATTATCGAATACCGGCGGCATCAGCGGCGAATCCATTCTATTCCTATTCGCGTGCATATCAATGGCACGCGCGGCAAATCGAGCGTTACGCGGTTAGTGGGTGCAGGCTTGCGTGCTGCCGGAGTCAGCACGCTCACAAAAGTTACAGGTACTTTTCCGCGGCTTATCCTCGAAGACGGCACCGAAACATATATCCATCGCAAGTCGGCGGCCAATATCATCGAGCAGCTTTCGATTGTAAAATTTGCTGCCCAACGTAATGCGCAGGCGCTGGTGATGGAGTGCATGGCGTTGCAGCCGCAATATCAAACCATCACGGAGCGCAAGATGATTCATTCCAATGTGGCGGTGATGACCAACATCCGGATGGACCACGTGGACATAATGGGACATACTCTGCCCGATATTGCAAAAACACTTGGACGTACCATTCCGCGCAACGAGCATCTTTTTACAGCCGAATATCATATCACCGATTTACTTCGCAAAATGACCGAACGGCGCAAATCGGTATTTCATCTTGCCAACGAAAACGAAGTGACGCCAGAGGAAATGAAAGGCTTCAGCTATATCGAACACCGCGAAAATGTGGCGCTGGCGCTCGATATCTGCAAGCATCTGAACATCGACAGGCAAACGGCGCTGCGCGGCATGTATCAGGCCATCCCCGACGAAGGCGTGCTGCGCCGCTACACCGTTGAGGCTTTTCAGAAAACCATGGTTTTTTATAATGGCTTTGCCGCCAACGATCCCGATTCGACGATGATGGTGTGGGGAAAGATTAAAAAAGAAATGGGCTGGGACGGCACACGCATCATATTGCTCAACACACGGCAGGACCGGCTCGACAGAGCCAAACAGCTTGCCGCGATGGCTGCAAAAAAGATGTCCGCTGACATCGACTTCCTGATGCTCATCGGTCAATCGACAGAAGTGGTGGAAGCTATGGCCGTGAGATACGGGATGCCGCGCAAAAAGATTATCAATGTAGGCTGGACAACGCCTCAAAAAGTTTTTGAAAAAGTGTTATCGGTCACCGCCAAAAGCTCCACTACGCTGGCCATAGGCAATATGGGCGGCATGGGAGCCATCACAGTAGAATATTTTCACAATAGAAGCACAATGTAA
- the pgsC gene encoding poly-gamma-glutamate biosynthesis protein PgsC — MIELAITIGLVFSLLSYEVFGLAAGGIVVPGFVALQLTHPDRLLGILGVSLLTFLIIKILSNYTFLYGRRQMVLSLLIGVLLANFSRYFLSINIASTSLELAAVGWVIPGLIAHWFAKQGIFQTISVLFVSSVLVRLFLILLFAGALLPD, encoded by the coding sequence ATGATCGAATTAGCCATTACCATCGGACTTGTGTTTAGTCTGCTTTCGTACGAAGTGTTTGGCCTGGCCGCGGGCGGCATTGTGGTGCCGGGATTTGTGGCGCTGCAGCTTACTCACCCCGACCGACTTTTGGGGATTTTGGGCGTGAGCCTGCTTACTTTTCTCATCATTAAAATCCTAAGCAATTACACCTTTTTGTATGGACGGCGCCAGATGGTGCTAAGCCTGCTCATCGGTGTTTTGCTGGCCAATTTTTCCCGTTATTTTCTGAGCATCAACATTGCTTCTACTTCGCTGGAGCTGGCTGCGGTGGGATGGGTTATCCCCGGACTTATCGCGCATTGGTTTGCAAAGCAGGGCATTTTCCAAACCATCAGCGTGCTGTTTGTTTCGTCGGTGCTGGTGCGCTTGTTTTTGATTCTGTTGTTTGCTGGGGCTTTGCTGCCGGATTAA
- a CDS encoding FlgD immunoglobulin-like domain containing protein — MDSFILQELSPSNINYLFEPGETAEMMMAIENFGDDIAPGVMGLLTTSDPYITILDGEASFGHVVINGIAINEDDFFTISAAANCPTNYLAGCSLRLYTTNSNYPYEVIVPVKIPVAKQLSHDYTGPDAYGYYAYSSTDIFYDQSPVYEWMELSAIGTPVIIPGVSDYTETVNLPFTFRYYGVNYNQLRISTDGWIAFGNGSQTAPVNQPLPAFDNVNAMVAPFWDDLYDIEFAEGQLLYYNDTEENRFIVEWDSISHNNSGTEPKREIFQVVLYDPAYYTTTTGDGEIVVQYKKVTDALSNTIGIENHSQDVGLQYVFNNNYAATANAIVSHSALKFTTEPPFVSLMVGIGNPNAGVLLAKLCQNTPNPFSSSTTIQYELGESGQILLQIYDINGAVVKTLEQGKRPAGVHTVTWDGTTNTGSRTGTGIYFYRLQTDDVVKTLKLMLSK; from the coding sequence ATGGATAGCTTTATCCTGCAGGAATTAAGTCCTTCGAATATCAACTATCTGTTCGAACCCGGCGAAACTGCCGAAATGATGATGGCCATCGAAAATTTTGGTGATGATATTGCCCCCGGAGTAATGGGTCTTCTCACCACTTCCGATCCCTACATTACCATCCTGGATGGCGAAGCTTCATTTGGTCATGTGGTGATAAATGGAATTGCCATCAATGAGGATGATTTCTTCACAATTTCTGCTGCTGCCAACTGCCCCACAAATTATCTTGCCGGTTGTTCGCTGCGGCTTTATACCACCAATAGCAACTATCCGTATGAGGTAATTGTGCCGGTAAAAATTCCGGTTGCCAAACAGCTATCCCACGACTATACCGGCCCCGATGCTTACGGTTATTATGCCTATTCGAGCACCGATATCTTTTATGACCAAAGCCCTGTGTATGAATGGATGGAATTGTCGGCAATCGGAACGCCCGTCATTATTCCCGGCGTGAGCGATTACACAGAAACCGTCAATTTGCCATTTACGTTCAGATATTATGGTGTAAATTATAACCAGCTCCGCATCAGCACCGACGGATGGATAGCTTTTGGCAATGGTAGCCAGACAGCTCCCGTAAATCAGCCACTTCCCGCCTTCGACAATGTAAATGCTATGGTGGCTCCTTTTTGGGACGACCTTTATGATATAGAATTTGCCGAAGGGCAACTCCTTTATTACAACGATACAGAAGAAAACCGATTCATCGTTGAGTGGGACAGCATTTCACACAACAATTCAGGCACCGAACCCAAGCGGGAAATATTTCAGGTGGTGCTTTACGATCCGGCTTACTATACAACCACTACCGGCGACGGCGAGATCGTGGTACAATACAAAAAAGTAACCGATGCGCTGAGCAACACTATCGGAATCGAAAATCATTCGCAGGACGTGGGTTTACAATATGTTTTTAATAATAATTACGCGGCTACTGCCAATGCAATTGTAAGTCATTCCGCATTGAAATTTACAACCGAGCCACCCTTTGTTTCACTTATGGTTGGTATCGGTAATCCCAATGCAGGGGTGTTGTTGGCAAAGCTTTGCCAAAATACGCCCAACCCATTTAGCTCAAGTACCACCATACAATACGAGTTGGGTGAATCTGGCCAGATATTATTACAGATTTATGACATCAATGGTGCTGTGGTGAAAACCCTGGAGCAGGGCAAACGGCCAGCGGGAGTGCACACGGTGACTTGGGATGGAACTACAAACACAGGATCGCGCACTGGCACAGGCATCTACTTTTACCGGCTCCAAACCGACGATGTCGTTAAGACTTTAAAACTCATGCTGAGCAAATAA